The sequence below is a genomic window from Nicotiana tomentosiformis chromosome 6, ASM39032v3, whole genome shotgun sequence.
AACAACCTTGTAATGTATGCAATATTGTTTCTCATACCCCTGTTTCCTTGTCCTCTTGAGTGTTTTAAGAACCAATTTTCTAGATATTTCATGTTGTTATGCAGGGTCTCGATGTGCCAATCCAATATCACAAGACAATATGTATTCACGGAAGTGGCATCAAAGTTTGCCCTAGTCATAGCaaatttcttttccttctttgaaaacttttaatttctaaatACGGAAAAATGCATTTTCGGTTCTACTTCTGTAAATCATAATATATGTGATGATTTCAGCAACATAACTAAAATATGTTTCATCAATAATATGTCTACGCCATTAACTTATTAGATTTTGATCAGTTTTTGGAACTGTAATAGACTTAATGTTTATTTTCCAATGCAGATTGGTCAAGGAACATATAGTAATGTTTACAAGGCCCGTGACCTTAAAACCAATAAAATTGTTGCAATGAAGAAAGTAAAATTTGTCAATATGGATCCGGAAAGTGTTCGCTTTATGGCAAGAGAGATTTTTATTTTGCGTAGATTGGACCACCCAAATGTTATGAAACTTGAGGCTTTGGTCACATCTAGGATTTCAGGCAGCTTATATCTCGTTTTTGAATACATGGAGCACGATCTTGCTGGCCTTGCAGCAGCACCTGGGATCAAATTCACTGAACCACAGGTACTTCTTCCTCTTTTGGTGTGAATGATGTTTGCAcaagttgaaaaataaaaaaggaacatTCTAAATGGAGTTCTCTCCACCACCAGGCGCAATTTAGGTTGGTGCATTTTTGTTACTAAGTAGTGTCCATGTTCTTATGTTGCACGCATTCAATTGTATTTCAGATAAAATGTTATACACAACAAATGCTTCGTGGACTTGAACACTGTCATAGTAGGGGTGTACTTCATCGAGACATTAAGGGTTCAAATCTTCTAATTGGTGATAATGGTGTTCTAAAGATCGGAGACTTTGGTCTGGCAACGACCTTTGAGCCCAACCAAAAGCAGCCATTAACAAGCCGTGTTGTAACTCTGTGGTATAGGGGCCCTGAGCTTTTGCTTGGTGCAACAGAATATGGAGTGGCCATTGATATGTGGAGTGCTGGCTGCATCCTTGCTGAATTATTTGCTGGAAAGCCTATCATGCCAGGAAGAACAGAGGTACTCCCATTTCAGGGTTTTGATTCACTCCTTCCACTAAATAGGTAGAGCATAGGGATTACGATGGGGGTTTATTTGTGTCTTATCCTATTACATTAACTATCTGCAAGCAATGTAGAACTATCAATCCCCTAGCGATTTTGTAACATTTGTTCATCTCTGACGAATTAGCACGTGTTTCTTCATGCATTTACTAACTGAGAGAGTTGAAACAATTACTAGGTGGAGCAAATGCATAAGATTTTCAAACTTTGTGGTTCACCTTCTGAAGAGTATTGGAGGAAATCAAAACTTCCACATGCTACTAGTTTTAAGCCACAGAACCCATACAAGCGCTGTATAGCTGATACATTCAAGGACTTTCCTCCGTCAGCTTTGGCCCTTGTTGACGTCCTACTTTCAATAGAACCAGAAAAGCGTGGCACTGCTTCTTCTGCACTCAATAGTGAGGTAATGTCAAACTTGTCTCTCCTTTGCTGAACTATGTCTTTGTTCTCAAAAGCAGTTATACCGCCAAATAGATTATCACTGATCTGCAGAAGCTAACTCTTTCAGCAGTATAGTGTGAAGAACTTAGGCAGCTTATATAATTCGTTTGCTCAATATAGTGATCTACATTCCTTATATCCTGATAGGAGGTCTACATTCCTTATATCCTGATAGGAGGCTTGCTGCATGTGTGTCAAGTGGTATGATTAGTTGACAAACTACTGGAAAGTAGAATTTTCTAATCTGCTGTGAAGACTCTAAAAAAGTATTTCCAACTTTTGATATTAAAATTGCTTTTAGTATCTGTCCGATCAATTCTTTTTGTCCAGTGATGCATCTATTATTAATTGGATATGATCTTTTTTCATTTTCATAGGCGCAATTTCATTAGAAGATTTGTTTCCACTTGAGAACGTGGACAATCCTTCAGTGAAGAGCTTAGGAGAGTATAAATTCACTCAAAATTTGTCCAAATACGTCATTGTTTGTTGTCAAGCAATGCATTTCGCGATAACCTTATGTGGCTTGCctttgttgtttgatgtgaaaaATTAAAGAGAAAAGCTTATCACAACTTCATCTGATCAACTCTTTTGTTAAGCGTCTATAATTACGTTCTTAGAAGAAATTTCATTAGAAAAATGATTCATAACCACAATGTTTGTTCGAAAAGCTATGCCATTTGCAATGACCTTATGTGGCCTGCCAACCATTGATATTAATATGAGGCAGCTCCTTTGTTTTGTTTTCATTTTTGGTTATCATTGTTCTATCTATTAGAATAAGTTGCTGGTCTCCTACAAATTTCACTACCAATAGAAatgctttacatctttcttctttGGTTTCACTTTTCAGTTCTTCAAAACAAAGCCCCTACCTTGTGATCCATATACTCTACCAAAATATCCTCCAAGCAAGGAATATGATGCTAAGGTTCGAGATCACGAAGCAAGAAGGTATTCCATACTGGTTGCATATATTCATTTTTACTGCTCGGTTATGCTTCCAAATCCAACAATAATTTTACTTTGATCCCTCTCCTTCTTAATATTAGCATTGACCCCTCATTGCAGTAATATATTAGTATTTAGTACTACTTCCTTTAATCTTATGCTACTCATTTTAATTTAAAGTTGTCGCTTATTTTTTCTCAATACTTTTATCTCTAGCCTTTTATATTTCTACAGTATAATGCTCTAACACATGTTGTTTAAAATTAATAATGTGAGGGATTAGTGACAGTTTAACAAAATAATACAAACCCAATTTTGATGTCAACCTTCTGCATTAGAAATGGGTTTTTCTCGGGCTGCCTGGAGTATGAAATGACTAAGTAGGAGTAATAATTAAACAACTCTACCAATAGAAAGAGCGGAAGCAAGCCTTTAGGGGTTGAAGTACTGATTCCTACTTGACCAAAATTAAGAGAGACATGTAACTTTGTTCCCAAGCTTTGGCCTATATACTTTTTACTATCATGTTCTCCAAAGAAAGTGCAGCTTTCTTATAACCAAACATTGCTGCTCCTTCATATAGTCTCACAATTACATTATACCCCTTAATCCCAGGCGAAAGGCTAAGACCATAAAAGGACATGGAGGCGAATCAACAAAGAAGTCGCCGAGACAATCAAAGGAAAAACTAACAACAGAATTCAATGCTCACAAACAGGTTTGATTTTTCCAAGACGTTTACTGAATCTTTAAATTTTCTTGCTCAAGATTCCTGTTGTTTCACAAATGGCTAATGCAAATAATTGCAGGGACAGCCTAGCAAAAGCATCAGTGTGAAATACAATCCTCTCGAGGACAATGGAACTGGTTTCTCGATAGAGCCACCAATACTGAGATACAGGAACAGACTCGCTCATTCTAATTCAGTGATCCATCCTAATACAGCTGGTTACACGTGGTCAAACAAAGTAAAGGAGGATTCAAGTGCAATCACTGAACGAGCATATGCCGCTTCCCAACATGGTGTAGAGCTTCTAAGGCAGGGTTCTCACAAGCCTCGAGCTGCAGGAGAGTTTTCAAGCATTCGTTCAAGGAGAGATGATAGGTCATCTTTTGGGGATTCCACGGTGTGATCCTAAGATCAACAAGTTCCAATTATCTTAGCATGCTTTTAAACCCAGAGTTATTTGTTTCCTTACTGACTATTCAAACATCAGTCAACTGATCTAACAGACAAACACACACGTGCAAGAGGTCCCCAGGTCTAATAATCAAGTCGTCAATGATCCGTTTAGACAGTTTAGCCAGGCGGTATCAGCTTAGGTTCTTTTAGAAGAAATTGATTCATTTCCTGTagttaaataaaaaatactaactgaTCCCACACAACATACAACACACACACAGAGGTATAAGATGTCCTTAGGCCTACTGATTAAGTCGTCCAGGATCCACTTGCTGTTCATGAGCTGAAAAGTTAGCTTTAGATTATTTGAGAAAAAATTGATTTGATAACTAACTTCTTGTTTTTTGCATGTGCTTTTTGATATTTTGAGCATTTCCTCCTCTTTTTGAGCTTTCTTGAGTTTGTCTTGCCACCTTGTTTCAGGTTTATGTGCCAAAGAGAAGTAGAAGAATCCTATCTGGACCACTAGTGCCAGCAGGAGGAAGTATGGAAGATATGTTAAAGGAACATGAGAGACAAATTCAAGAAGCAGTTAGGAAAGCACGTCAAGACAAGACGAGGACCAAAAACAACTGATTCCTTCTCTTCTGGCGGAAGGATTCTTATGTAATTTCAGTTTTCTGCACATGAAATCCACATTTGTACAGGGCCTAAGAGGAGATATATCTATTGTCCATTTCAGCAGTAAAGGTTCTTTCCATTTCCCCCGAGGAAAAAGTTCTGAAACCTTGAAGTTAATGTTCGTTATCGAGTAAGTGACATATTATACCTTTTAGGGTGGGTAATTTGCTTTGTATAGTTTGAAGAATTTGCTTGTTCCTAGTTACATGTCTCTGTTTACAATGTAAATCCATTTATTGTTTAATATCTAGAGAACTGAATCTCAGTAGTTTGTTATGGAATATGGATAGTGTTGTAGAGGGGAACTAATTCCTTTGTAATTTATTCAGAGGATGGATCAGAAATAGTATAGTTGAACCAATGTTGTCAGGCTACTCTTACTCTACTCAAAAGTTACAAGAAGCTATTTCTGTGCTGAAGAAAATCAGGCCAAGTTGAATTTTCTGCAATGCAAGGTTGCAAGTcagtcaaaaatatatattaggaAGTTAATGTCACATATTATATTCTCCTAACTTCAAATGTTAAATTTTGTTATAATTACATAGAATCTGTTAACTAGTTTTGACAGGTTTATAGTGATGATTATTTGTTATCCTAATCTGAGTCAATGGTAGGTTAAGCATCTCACCATTTTAATGGTACCAGATAGAGTTAGTATAAAATTAACCAAAGTCGATGTTAAAGAAGGAACTATGTAATATCATTTTGCGAGTGTGACTTTTCTATTCCTTCTATTGTACTTCTAagtgtcaaaatatatatattgtacTTCTAATTATTATTACtgcatattttatatatatagacTTACCCGCAATAGGTGTTTTCACTACTTGTGTTTCATTTTATATGACACTATTTCATTTAATCTGTTAAAAAAAGAATAACACTCTTTTATATTAACTTAAAAATAATCtaactttaaacttctcatttCACCCTCAATAACTCAATTTTATAGTCACAAAAATATCATAACAAGTttaatataagttttaaaagttttttttcTCTTAAATATCGTGACTAGTTAAACACCTTCACATAAAATTAAATGAAGAAAGTTatatattttcctttatttgtaaTTTGCTAAATCATTCTTTATTAGCAAAgatcctttttattttccttctcCTTGGCTGATCAATTGCTAGGAGTGGTTTAGAACTTCACATATAAGTTTGGCTGTCTAAGGTATGTATTAGGATGGGTGAAAATCTATCCCTTTAAAGAAGGAAGATGTTCTGCCTCATCATATCAGTTGAGTGCCgctttgcccccccccccccacaacacACGcacaaaaaaagaaggaaaaaaaaccaATTTAAAGTGAGGGGtctttaaattattttctt
It includes:
- the LOC104113521 gene encoding probable serine/threonine-protein kinase At1g54610 isoform X1, with translation MHLFNRIYCCRLMSCICSKGSSTDDYVVEHEKEKEIQVDKSSVQLVAPSVREEIKEIVNPKIEKPMNSKLNVTSETNVVSVPAVEVDGNEKTRSAKRPKEGRLKRQLTMDIGLQRSKSWVVSMPHSAKGELSAAGWPLWLSSVAQEAIQGWVPRSAESFEKLNKIGQGTYSNVYKARDLKTNKIVAMKKVKFVNMDPESVRFMAREIFILRRLDHPNVMKLEALVTSRISGSLYLVFEYMEHDLAGLAAAPGIKFTEPQIKCYTQQMLRGLEHCHSRGVLHRDIKGSNLLIGDNGVLKIGDFGLATTFEPNQKQPLTSRVVTLWYRGPELLLGATEYGVAIDMWSAGCILAELFAGKPIMPGRTEVEQMHKIFKLCGSPSEEYWRKSKLPHATSFKPQNPYKRCIADTFKDFPPSALALVDVLLSIEPEKRGTASSALNSEFFKTKPLPCDPYTLPKYPPSKEYDAKVRDHEARRRKAKTIKGHGGESTKKSPRQSKEKLTTEFNAHKQGQPSKSISVKYNPLEDNGTGFSIEPPILRYRNRLAHSNSVIHPNTAGYTWSNKVKEDSSAITERAYAASQHGVELLRQGSHKPRAAGEFSSIRSRRDDRSSFGDSTVYVPKRSRRILSGPLVPAGGSMEDMLKEHERQIQEAVRKARQDKTRTKNN
- the LOC104113521 gene encoding probable serine/threonine-protein kinase At1g54610 isoform X2; the protein is MHLFNRIYCCRLMSCICSKGSSTDDYVVEHEKEKEIQVDKSSVQLVAPSVREEIKEIVNPKIEKPMNSKLNVTSETNVVSVPAVEVDGNEKTRSAKRPKEGRLKRQLTMDIGLQRSKSWVVSMPHSAKGELSAAGWPLWLSSVAQEAIQGWVPRSAESFEKLNKIGQGTYSNVYKARDLKTNKIVAMKKVKFVNMDPESVRFMAREIFILRRLDHPNVMKLEALVTSRISGSLYLVFEYMEHDLAGLAAAPGIKFTEPQIKCYTQQMLRGLEHCHSRGVLHRDIKGSNLLIGDNGVLKIGDFGLATTFEPNQKQPLTSRVVTLWYRGPELLLGATEYGVAIDMWSAGCILAELFAGKPIMPGRTEVEQMHKIFKLCGSPSEEYWRKSKLPHATSFKPQNPYKRCIADTFKDFPPSALALVDVLLSIEPEKRGTASSALNSEFFKTKPLPCDPYTLPKYPPSKEYDAKVRDHEARRRKAKTIKGHGGESTKKSPRQSKEKLTTEFNAHKQPSKSISVKYNPLEDNGTGFSIEPPILRYRNRLAHSNSVIHPNTAGYTWSNKVKEDSSAITERAYAASQHGVELLRQGSHKPRAAGEFSSIRSRRDDRSSFGDSTVYVPKRSRRILSGPLVPAGGSMEDMLKEHERQIQEAVRKARQDKTRTKNN